The Vitis riparia cultivar Riparia Gloire de Montpellier isolate 1030 chromosome 10, EGFV_Vit.rip_1.0, whole genome shotgun sequence genome includes a region encoding these proteins:
- the LOC117923596 gene encoding uncharacterized protein LOC117923596 produces MGCMLSTLKYSREKRRRSRNVGEIVVFVPGLRTPKAMDFSGQLGDGLSRSLVERLSALRTRIVVMAGEEGLVPAKSRRVATRHGGSAMADLQQALEDYLPVLLGLAQNAHQLQHKLQFVWINQEDDTEETAMSNCWYEVLSVLHLMAMLSLLQANLLLLPKTPADGYQSTLSEESRRASIDIFLKAAGYLDFAIQHVLPQFPPELRKDLPLDLAEGVLRALCLQALSQGVDIQLGMAIDSVKATTAVKRRLACEMVTYWHQAQQTITDFPLANEWGEKHKLFVTWKYIESKVAAYYYHSLILEEGNSERSHAMAATALQAADEFLRESKKACEAFNEAPPLSRNPPVWGTIKYLLEKFPKDASSKVKEKQDPYSHERIMQMAPALPEFALSLKPDEYRFPPVDPSWNNELQGSNLPSTR; encoded by the exons ATGGGGTGCATGTTATCAACGCTTAAGTATTCCAGGGAAAAAAGGAGGAGGTCAAGAAATGTTGGGGAGATTGTTGTGTTTGTTCCCGGATTGAGAACTCCTAAAGCTATGGACTTCTCTGGACAACTTGGTGATGGGTTGTCTAGGAGTTTGGTGGAGCGCCTATCGGCTCTTAGGACTAGAATTGTGGTGATGGCCGGCGAAGAAGGATTGGTGCCTGCAAAATCAAGAAGAGTAGCCACAAGACATG GAGGCTCGGCCATGGCTGATCTTCAGCAGGCTCTTGAAGATTACCTCCCAGTTCTGCTGGGACTAGCTCAAAACG CACACCAGCTACAACATAAATTGCAATTTGTTTGGATAAATCAGGAAGATGACACAGAG GAGACGGCCATGTCAAATTGTTGGTATGAAGTACTCTCGGTTTTGCACTTGATGGCCATGCTATCCTTATTGCAGGCTAACTTATTGCTTCTTCCCAAAACACCTGCTGATGGTTACCAGTCAACATTATCAGAAG AGAGCAGACGAGCTTCCATCGATATTTTTCTCAAGGCAGCAGGATATTTAGATTTTGCTATCCAACATGTTCTCCCTCAGTTCCCACCTGAACTCAG GAAAGATCTACCATTGGACCTGGCAGAAGGTGTGCTACGAGCTCTTTGCCTGCAAGCACTCAGTCAG GGTGTAGATATTCAACTTGGAATGGCAATTGATAGTGTTAAAGCTACAACAGCAGTAAAGCGAAGGCTCGCATGTGAGATGGTAACATATTGGCATCAG GCTCAACAAACCATTACCGACTTTCCACTAGCAAATGAATGGGGGGAAAAGCATAAGCTTTTTGTCACCTGGAAGTATATTGAATCCAAG GTTGCTGCATACTATTATCATAGTTTAATCCTTGAAGAGGGGAACAGTGAAAGATCTCATGCAATGGCTGCAACCGCTCTACAAGCAGCAGATGAATTTCTCAGAGAGAGCAAGAAGGCCTGTGAGGCCTTCAATGAGGCACCTCCTTTATCAAG AAATCCACCAGTTTGGGGGACGATTAAATACCTCCTAGAGAAGTTCCCCAAAGATGCTTCAAGCAAGGTAAAAGAGAAGCAAGATCCATACAGTCATGAAAG GATCATGCAGATGGCTCCAGCATTGCCAGAATTTGCATTGTCATTGAAACCTGATGAGTATCGGTTTCCTCCGGTGGACCCATCGTGGAACAATGAGTTACAGGGATCAAACTTGCCTTCAACCAGGTGA